A stretch of the Pseudalkalibacillus hwajinpoensis genome encodes the following:
- a CDS encoding BtaManbiosPhlase has translation MNVKRFKENPLITPEDVKPFHDNHEVIGVFNAGVAEFDGETLLLLRVAEQPISEHPEVVKAPVIDFTNGTGKLRIVDLDKSNPIYDFSDPRSINFISDGRGAYLTSLSYIRLARSKDGRHFTVDDTPFIYPGTEREAWGVEDPRVTHIGETYYIQYSAVSPEGIGVGLISTKNFSTYERHGLILHPENKDVAIFPEKINGKYYTLHRPVPKGIGRPEIWIAESDNLLYWGNHQYLLGLSEDGWDNGRIGGGAVPFKTEKGWLEIYHAADQNNRYCLGAVLLDLENPARILAKTEVPILEPEAEYETSGFFGNVVFTCGVTLRGDNVRVYYGASDTSVAAADLSLEEILSKLTYL, from the coding sequence ATGAATGTAAAGCGCTTTAAAGAAAATCCACTGATAACACCAGAGGATGTTAAACCATTTCACGACAACCACGAAGTTATCGGGGTGTTTAATGCAGGAGTGGCAGAGTTTGATGGTGAAACACTACTGTTACTTCGCGTAGCAGAACAGCCAATCAGCGAGCATCCGGAAGTAGTAAAAGCTCCGGTCATTGATTTTACAAACGGTACAGGTAAATTAAGAATTGTTGATCTTGACAAAAGTAACCCTATTTATGATTTCTCGGATCCTAGATCCATTAATTTTATTTCTGACGGTCGTGGAGCATATCTTACGTCATTATCGTATATCCGCCTTGCTCGGAGCAAAGATGGTCGCCATTTCACAGTTGATGACACTCCATTCATATACCCTGGAACAGAGAGAGAAGCGTGGGGAGTGGAAGATCCAAGGGTGACACATATTGGTGAGACGTACTATATCCAATATAGTGCGGTTTCGCCTGAAGGGATCGGCGTAGGATTAATTTCTACTAAAAACTTTTCAACCTATGAGCGTCATGGACTGATTCTCCATCCTGAAAACAAAGATGTTGCTATTTTCCCTGAGAAAATAAATGGAAAGTACTATACATTACATCGCCCCGTACCTAAGGGGATTGGCCGTCCGGAAATTTGGATAGCAGAGTCGGACAACCTTCTTTATTGGGGCAATCACCAGTATCTTCTCGGCTTAAGTGAAGATGGTTGGGATAATGGGCGAATTGGTGGAGGGGCAGTTCCTTTTAAAACGGAGAAAGGCTGGCTTGAAATTTATCATGCTGCGGATCAAAACAATCGTTATTGTCTCGGAGCTGTCCTCCTTGATCTTGAGAATCCAGCAAGAATATTAGCGAAGACGGAAGTGCCAATTCTGGAACCTGAAGCTGAGTATGAAACAAGTGGATTTTTCGGTAACGTGGTCTTTACTTGTGGAGTAACGTTACGAGGAGATAATGTAAGAGTTTATTATGGAGCTTCCGATACATCGGTGGCTGCAGCAGACCTAAGCCTGGAAGAGATCTTATCAAAATTAACCTATCTGTGA
- a CDS encoding substrate-binding domain-containing protein produces MGKRVTMQDIADRLTITKNSVSQALTGKPGVSEETRKQVLKVADELGYRYTPKTTFRQIDHHRTGNIGLIASDFAFSMKSFFGDIFLSVEEEVQKRNKNLLLQSINKQANEKLKLPSFIEEKSVDGIIILSHLNSAYINKVLATGIPTVLIDHHHPKIQADAILTNNRFGAYTAVQHLLELGHRDIAYVGNIGFSPSYQERLEGYLLALRDYGVQPREEFMFKDALEEEAVINSFISQVPVQPTAWFCVNDGLGYLVNSGLQRNGVHIPEDASVCSFDNGQLSRLSTPRITSMDIDLRLFGRKAVERLFWRTENKSEPYEETLLPATLVEGDSTGKLFKKNTSVKS; encoded by the coding sequence ATGGGAAAAAGAGTCACGATGCAAGACATTGCCGATCGATTAACCATTACAAAAAACTCTGTCTCGCAAGCGCTGACCGGAAAACCTGGAGTCAGTGAAGAAACCAGAAAGCAAGTTTTGAAAGTAGCTGATGAACTTGGCTACCGATATACTCCTAAAACAACATTCAGGCAAATTGACCACCATAGAACCGGTAATATCGGCTTGATCGCATCTGATTTTGCTTTCTCGATGAAAAGCTTTTTTGGAGATATATTTCTTTCAGTAGAGGAAGAAGTCCAAAAACGGAATAAAAACCTTTTGCTTCAATCTATAAACAAGCAGGCTAATGAGAAATTGAAATTACCTTCTTTTATTGAAGAAAAATCAGTGGATGGTATAATTATCCTTTCACATTTAAATAGTGCTTATATTAATAAAGTACTAGCCACGGGGATTCCGACAGTACTAATTGACCACCACCATCCCAAAATACAAGCTGATGCCATTTTGACAAACAATCGATTCGGAGCTTACACTGCGGTTCAACATTTGTTAGAACTTGGACATAGGGATATCGCTTACGTTGGAAACATAGGCTTTTCACCCAGTTATCAGGAACGTCTTGAGGGATATTTATTAGCTTTGAGGGACTACGGAGTGCAACCTCGAGAGGAATTTATGTTTAAAGATGCTCTTGAAGAAGAAGCTGTCATAAACAGTTTTATAAGCCAAGTACCTGTCCAACCTACTGCGTGGTTTTGTGTGAATGACGGCCTCGGATACCTTGTTAACTCTGGTCTACAAAGAAATGGCGTACACATACCTGAAGATGCTTCCGTTTGTAGTTTCGATAACGGACAGCTTTCCCGCCTTTCAACACCAAGAATTACTTCTATGGATATTGACCTTCGACTATTTGGACGAAAAGCGGTCGAAAGATTATTTTGGAGAACAGAGAATAAAAGTGAACCCTACGAGGAAACATTGTTACCTGCAACTCTGGTGGAGGGTGATTCTACTGGGAAATTATTCAAAAAGAATACTTCAGTTAAATCTTAA
- a CDS encoding AraC family transcriptional regulator has protein sequence MEELTQAVCEKRIYTEEANTHEHMYGQFLFPLKGLLSMETDNGMLELDRNHAFYLAPSRRHTFSSSSCNECLTLDIPSHYFSGSLTSLEEQYIDLNEQWKSIRYLLLEEAYQDRSSVALTQLVRFIGTKLKKKRYASVQYIHDHYASKVDLELLAKIEHYHPSYYSAWFKKVTGKKVSTYIHHVRLEESKRLLLETSCSITNISQEVGYEYPSSFTRLFVQYTGCSPQHYRKIMKLDKKELHS, from the coding sequence ATGGAGGAGTTAACGCAGGCCGTTTGTGAAAAACGCATTTATACGGAGGAAGCCAATACACATGAGCATATGTATGGTCAATTTTTATTTCCGTTAAAAGGGTTGCTATCAATGGAAACAGATAACGGTATGTTAGAGCTTGATAGGAACCATGCATTCTATTTAGCCCCATCTCGTCGTCATACTTTTTCCTCCTCTTCCTGCAACGAATGTCTTACATTGGATATCCCGAGTCATTATTTCTCTGGTTCCCTCACAAGCTTAGAGGAACAGTATATTGATTTAAATGAACAATGGAAATCAATCCGATATTTGCTTTTAGAAGAGGCGTATCAAGATCGTTCTTCAGTGGCTTTAACTCAATTAGTACGATTCATTGGCACAAAGCTAAAGAAGAAACGGTATGCTTCTGTTCAATACATTCATGATCACTATGCTTCAAAAGTGGACCTAGAACTCTTAGCGAAAATCGAGCATTATCATCCATCGTACTATTCAGCCTGGTTTAAGAAGGTAACAGGTAAAAAAGTAAGCACTTATATCCATCATGTTCGCTTAGAAGAATCCAAACGCTTATTGCTGGAAACGAGCTGTTCGATTACCAACATTAGCCAAGAGGTCGGTTATGAATACCCTTCCTCCTTTACCCGTTTATTCGTGCAATATACGGGATGCTCTCCTCAGCACTATCGAAAGATCATGAAATTGGATAAAAAGGAGCTTCATTCTTGA
- a CDS encoding Cof-type HAD-IIB family hydrolase: MGVVEMEKEIKLIALDMDGTLVNHDGDVSEENEAAVQRAKEKGIHVVLSTGRSLPFCRDIAEQLGHSAYLVTVNGGQIFDKELNLVDSSHLDYELVERLWELKVKHDVYFWSSTTEGVFNTQKPFDREINDYTWLKFGFDIKDDDIRKIITDEVTANEAFEVTNSSPTNLEINPSGVNKAAALMKVCDWLDLSMENVMAVGDSMNDIAMIREAGFGVAMGNAQDRVKEAANWVTKDYTEHGVAYAIDQVLKG; this comes from the coding sequence ATAGGAGTGGTAGAGATGGAAAAAGAAATCAAACTAATTGCATTAGATATGGACGGCACTCTTGTCAATCATGACGGAGACGTGTCAGAAGAAAATGAAGCGGCTGTTCAGCGCGCGAAAGAGAAAGGCATTCACGTCGTGTTAAGCACGGGACGCTCACTGCCTTTCTGCCGTGATATCGCAGAACAACTTGGACACTCCGCTTACTTAGTTACAGTAAACGGCGGACAGATTTTTGATAAAGAACTAAACCTAGTTGATAGCTCTCACCTGGATTATGAACTTGTTGAACGTTTGTGGGAACTAAAAGTAAAGCATGATGTGTATTTCTGGTCATCTACAACAGAAGGCGTCTTTAATACGCAAAAGCCGTTTGACCGAGAAATCAATGACTACACATGGTTGAAATTCGGCTTTGATATTAAAGACGATGATATTCGCAAAATCATTACAGATGAAGTAACAGCGAATGAGGCGTTTGAAGTGACGAATTCAAGCCCAACAAACCTTGAAATCAATCCATCTGGCGTTAATAAAGCTGCAGCACTCATGAAAGTTTGCGACTGGCTTGACCTTTCCATGGAGAACGTCATGGCCGTTGGCGATAGCATGAATGACATTGCGATGATCCGCGAAGCTGGCTTTGGAGTCGCAATGGGTAACGCTCAAGACCGCGTCAAAGAAGCCGCAAACTGGGTCACAAAAGATTACACCGAGCACGGCGTTGCTTACGCTATAGATCAAGTATTGAAGGGATAA
- a CDS encoding carbohydrate ABC transporter permease, which translates to MNKSNARLGWLFASPYLIYSLIFFLFPLIWATYLAFTNWNLIAPDYEFVGIQNFIQAFFSESVRAAFFVTYKFLGMFVPIVVAGALFLAVMIHSLPKFKGLFSVAFFLPYLASGVASAIVVNGILSYNSPFNIWLRGTFGLDIDWLGSSILAPLIIALMMAWKFAGYYALLFVAGLESIPKEIYEAAEIDGAVGWKRFWKITLPMLYPSFYTVTILAVGLMFGIFTEPYVLTGGGPDLATHTWQLEIYSQAFERLNAGFGTAIAVINSVVTFGSILIFRKILEKWGAKHGWE; encoded by the coding sequence ATGAATAAAAGTAATGCGAGGTTGGGGTGGCTGTTTGCGAGCCCCTACCTCATCTACTCGCTGATCTTCTTTCTGTTTCCGTTAATATGGGCGACGTATCTTGCATTCACGAACTGGAATTTGATTGCACCGGATTATGAGTTTGTTGGTATACAGAATTTCATTCAAGCATTTTTTAGTGAAAGTGTCAGAGCGGCATTCTTTGTCACATATAAATTTTTAGGAATGTTTGTTCCAATTGTTGTAGCAGGGGCGCTGTTTCTTGCGGTTATGATCCATTCTTTACCTAAATTCAAAGGGTTGTTCTCGGTTGCTTTCTTTCTGCCTTATCTTGCATCCGGGGTGGCATCAGCTATTGTCGTAAACGGTATCTTGTCTTATAACAGTCCTTTTAATATTTGGCTAAGAGGCACGTTTGGTCTTGATATAGACTGGTTGGGTTCTTCAATCCTTGCTCCACTCATTATTGCTTTAATGATGGCATGGAAATTTGCGGGTTATTACGCTCTCCTTTTCGTAGCTGGATTGGAAAGTATTCCGAAAGAAATCTATGAAGCTGCTGAAATTGATGGAGCAGTCGGATGGAAGCGTTTCTGGAAAATTACCCTACCGATGTTGTATCCATCTTTTTATACCGTTACGATTCTTGCGGTTGGATTAATGTTCGGTATTTTCACAGAACCGTATGTCTTAACAGGTGGTGGACCAGATTTAGCCACGCATACCTGGCAACTTGAAATCTATAGTCAGGCATTCGAACGTTTAAATGCAGGATTTGGTACTGCTATTGCAGTAATTAACTCAGTTGTAACGTTTGGATCGATCTTAATATTTCGAAAAATTCTAGAGAAATGGGGTGCCAAACATGGTTGGGAATAA
- a CDS encoding carbohydrate ABC transporter permease: MVGNKPFKTTMLYILASFVLIVMVSPYLYMVLGSLSPWDQVDRRIIPTEFTLRSYEWLFFGGEGVLARPWLRALFNSLFVTLSSTILMMTTAILVGYSLAKLKFKGNRLINNVILFQMFYPAVILLIPLFLIIRYLGLYDTYWAMILPKAVNLWAIFMYTNFFRSLPDELLEAAKIDGASQLKIVWKVVLPMSKSITTIIFLFLFMERWVELLWDMLVVNSENMLTLNVLLAQMFGPYGGYPGPMYAASVLLTLPILILFIIFSKNFKDGMQFVLK, from the coding sequence ATGGTTGGGAATAAACCGTTCAAAACGACAATGCTCTATATTCTTGCTTCGTTTGTTCTAATTGTGATGGTATCTCCTTATCTCTATATGGTGCTCGGTTCATTATCACCATGGGATCAGGTGGATCGAAGGATCATACCGACCGAATTCACTTTGAGATCGTATGAGTGGCTCTTCTTCGGTGGAGAAGGGGTACTCGCAAGACCGTGGCTCAGAGCCCTTTTTAACAGTCTCTTTGTAACGTTATCGTCAACGATTTTAATGATGACAACTGCTATTTTGGTAGGTTACTCACTAGCAAAATTAAAATTTAAAGGCAATCGCTTAATTAATAATGTTATTTTATTTCAGATGTTCTATCCAGCTGTTATTTTGTTAATTCCCCTCTTTTTAATCATAAGGTACTTAGGTTTGTATGATACTTACTGGGCAATGATTCTGCCTAAAGCAGTGAATTTGTGGGCGATATTCATGTATACGAATTTCTTTCGTAGCTTACCAGATGAACTACTTGAAGCGGCAAAAATTGACGGTGCAAGTCAGCTAAAAATCGTCTGGAAAGTCGTTCTACCAATGTCGAAGTCCATTACAACAATCATTTTCTTGTTCCTATTCATGGAAAGATGGGTTGAGTTATTATGGGACATGCTTGTGGTGAATAGCGAAAACATGCTGACGCTAAACGTCTTATTAGCTCAGATGTTCGGTCCTTATGGAGGCTATCCAGGACCTATGTATGCAGCATCTGTGTTATTAACACTTCCGATATTGATTTTATTTATTATCTTTAGTAAGAACTTTAAAGACGGTATGCAGTTTGTGTTGAAGTAA
- a CDS encoding EamA family transporter, with protein sequence MQHRKSVVLIIVGAMLWGTTGTAQSFAPLASPIAIGAIRLAFGGLTLLVLLFVQRKLLISSKSIPYIIAASIAMAAYQPLFFSAVLQTGVAIGTVVAIGSAPVFSGILEWLIQRQIPGKKWWLSTALSILGCALLVSNGDSIRVDLIGIVMALGAGLSFAVYTLISKRLVRTYLPDTIVAVVFTLSALMLSPLLFFYDLSWLLEINGLLVALHLGILATGLAYLLYARGLVGVSSATAVTLSLTEPLTASLLGVLIVGEVLSLMSWIGIGLLFSGLTILSLPSKKRHRGSLSL encoded by the coding sequence ATGCAACATAGAAAATCTGTCGTATTGATTATTGTAGGTGCTATGTTATGGGGAACAACTGGTACGGCGCAATCTTTTGCGCCGCTTGCAAGTCCGATTGCGATTGGAGCGATTCGTCTTGCATTTGGCGGATTAACCCTATTAGTGCTTTTATTCGTTCAAAGAAAACTGTTGATAAGCAGTAAATCGATTCCGTACATTATCGCCGCATCTATCGCTATGGCCGCTTACCAACCACTTTTTTTCTCGGCTGTTTTACAGACAGGTGTGGCGATTGGAACAGTGGTAGCGATTGGGAGTGCGCCGGTTTTCTCAGGGATACTAGAATGGCTCATACAAAGGCAAATTCCGGGGAAAAAGTGGTGGCTCTCCACCGCCCTTTCTATTCTCGGCTGTGCTTTATTAGTCTCCAATGGAGATAGTATACGTGTAGATCTCATTGGGATCGTTATGGCGCTTGGTGCTGGACTATCTTTTGCTGTTTATACATTAATTAGTAAAAGGTTGGTTAGAACGTATTTACCTGATACTATTGTTGCAGTTGTTTTTACACTAAGCGCTCTCATGCTGTCGCCACTTCTCTTTTTCTATGATCTGTCGTGGCTTCTAGAGATAAACGGTCTATTAGTTGCCCTCCATTTGGGTATCTTAGCGACCGGGTTAGCTTATCTATTGTATGCAAGAGGATTAGTAGGAGTATCGTCTGCTACAGCTGTAACGCTCTCATTAACAGAGCCCTTAACCGCCTCACTACTCGGCGTTTTAATTGTAGGAGAGGTACTTTCCCTTATGTCTTGGATCGGAATCGGGTTACTATTTAGTGGGTTAACGATCTTATCGCTTCCTTCGAAAAAGCGGCATCGGGGCTCTCTATCTCTATGA
- a CDS encoding MTP-1 family protein produces the protein MYTVKSLVDSYQKSKKVEGAKKLTFTGVGDRDVYNITAPFENNGQMVIAGRVEARDTEHSEVVFFTEVEQVWTPIKGSKSFELQDPFITHIDDLLVFGGVETFPHPENEDALSWRTAFYKGVDLNSLEHFTVGPDGMKDIRLLQLEDGRIGVFTRPQGDRGGRGKIGFTIINHLDELQAELIEAAPLIQDHFAEDEWGGANEIHLLTNGDIGVLGHIACFDQEGNRHYYPMTFLYEPETNEIKNMEIIATRDDFPEGPAKRPDLQDILFSGGLLRFENGQADLYVGVSDAEAHKVILPDPFAKYERTGMTK, from the coding sequence TTGTACACTGTAAAATCATTAGTAGATTCTTATCAAAAAAGTAAGAAGGTAGAAGGGGCAAAGAAATTAACCTTTACTGGTGTTGGCGATCGAGATGTTTATAACATAACTGCTCCTTTTGAAAATAATGGTCAAATGGTGATCGCTGGTCGAGTGGAAGCGAGGGACACTGAACATTCGGAGGTCGTCTTTTTTACTGAAGTGGAACAAGTTTGGACCCCGATTAAAGGATCAAAATCATTTGAGCTTCAAGATCCATTTATTACACATATTGATGATTTACTGGTATTCGGTGGAGTAGAAACCTTTCCTCACCCCGAAAATGAAGACGCTCTCTCATGGAGAACTGCCTTTTACAAAGGCGTTGATTTAAATAGTCTGGAACATTTTACGGTTGGTCCTGATGGAATGAAGGATATCCGGTTGCTTCAATTAGAGGATGGTAGAATTGGAGTGTTTACACGTCCTCAAGGTGATAGAGGTGGGCGTGGCAAGATTGGGTTCACCATAATTAATCATCTTGATGAGCTTCAGGCTGAACTAATTGAAGCTGCACCATTAATTCAAGATCATTTTGCTGAGGATGAGTGGGGAGGAGCAAACGAAATTCATCTTCTTACAAATGGAGACATTGGTGTCCTTGGTCACATTGCATGTTTTGATCAAGAAGGCAATCGACATTATTATCCTATGACATTTCTTTATGAACCTGAAACAAATGAGATTAAGAACATGGAAATCATAGCGACTCGCGATGATTTTCCTGAAGGTCCTGCTAAGAGACCAGATCTCCAGGATATTTTGTTTAGCGGTGGTTTACTTCGTTTTGAAAATGGACAGGCAGACCTTTATGTTGGTGTTAGTGATGCAGAAGCCCATAAGGTAATTCTTCCTGATCCATTTGCAAAATATGAGAGAACAGGTATGACCAAATAA
- a CDS encoding sodium/glutamate symporter: MNPEQIGFALLYIGVFLLIGKIIRLKVKVLQNLFLPSSIIGGFVALLLGPQVLGKIMLNFVSEDHFLANGIMTGTIIEVWSALPGLMINVVFASLFLGATMPKLRDIWTFGGPQLAFGWAIGWGQYVIGLLVAILILTPFFDIPAMAGALIEVAFEGGHGTAAGMASTFEELGFEEAFDLAIGLATVGVLSGVIFGIILINWAVRRGKTKVIKDVNGFSDLRKQGIMEYQNREPAGKMTTRPESIEPLSFHLSIVMLAILIGWLILQGLIGLESITITNWTGSSFMKYIPLFPIAMFGGIILQVFFNKKDKYNLVDRRMINRIQGLALDVLIITAIATVSLDVIGEYLVPFLILAVAGIAWNLFGFLTLAPKIIPDYWFERGIGDFGQSMGVTATGLLLMRIVDPDNESPAFEAFGYKQLVYEPFLGGGLVTALSVPFIVQFGAVAGLIFSIIMVIVGIVSGIFYFGKGKHIKNK, translated from the coding sequence ATGAATCCGGAACAAATTGGATTCGCGTTGTTGTATATCGGTGTTTTTCTTCTAATAGGGAAGATCATTCGTTTGAAAGTAAAGGTCTTACAGAACTTATTTCTACCTTCCTCCATTATCGGTGGATTTGTCGCATTGCTTCTCGGGCCACAAGTGCTAGGGAAAATTATGCTGAACTTCGTTTCTGAAGATCATTTTCTCGCAAATGGAATTATGACAGGAACCATTATAGAAGTATGGTCAGCATTACCAGGTTTAATGATTAATGTTGTCTTTGCATCACTATTTCTTGGAGCAACAATGCCAAAGCTCCGCGATATTTGGACATTCGGTGGTCCACAGCTAGCATTCGGTTGGGCGATTGGCTGGGGGCAATATGTGATCGGTTTACTTGTCGCCATTCTAATCTTAACCCCATTCTTCGATATACCGGCAATGGCTGGGGCGCTGATTGAAGTAGCGTTCGAAGGTGGTCACGGTACGGCTGCAGGTATGGCAAGTACATTTGAAGAGCTCGGATTTGAGGAAGCATTTGACCTCGCTATCGGTCTAGCGACGGTAGGTGTGCTTTCAGGTGTTATCTTCGGTATTATACTGATTAACTGGGCCGTTCGAAGAGGTAAAACAAAAGTAATCAAAGACGTGAATGGCTTCTCTGATCTTCGTAAGCAGGGCATTATGGAATATCAAAATCGTGAACCAGCGGGTAAAATGACGACTCGTCCTGAATCAATTGAACCTCTATCGTTTCACTTATCGATTGTGATGCTTGCGATTCTGATCGGTTGGTTAATTCTTCAGGGGTTAATTGGTCTAGAAAGTATTACGATTACAAACTGGACAGGCTCAAGCTTCATGAAGTATATTCCGCTATTCCCGATCGCGATGTTCGGTGGTATTATTCTTCAAGTCTTTTTCAATAAGAAAGATAAATATAATCTTGTCGATCGCCGTATGATTAATCGTATTCAAGGTCTTGCGCTTGATGTGTTAATCATCACAGCCATCGCAACAGTTTCCCTTGATGTCATCGGAGAGTATCTCGTGCCATTCTTAATTTTGGCTGTAGCAGGAATTGCCTGGAACTTATTTGGCTTCCTTACACTTGCTCCAAAAATCATTCCAGACTACTGGTTTGAACGAGGGATCGGTGATTTTGGTCAATCAATGGGTGTTACAGCAACAGGATTGCTACTGATGCGAATTGTTGACCCTGATAATGAATCTCCAGCATTTGAAGCATTTGGTTACAAGCAACTCGTCTATGAGCCGTTCCTTGGCGGTGGACTAGTAACGGCGCTATCTGTACCATTCATCGTTCAATTTGGTGCGGTAGCTGGCCTGATTTTCTCGATCATTATGGTGATCGTAGGAATCGTTTCAGGTATTTTCTATTTTGGTAAAGGAAAGCATATTAAGAATAAATAA
- a CDS encoding extracellular solute-binding protein, which produces MKKYSMRFIMMMIIVAIVASGCQSGSSGGEESSEGTVSFNFWSAPNPSQQAFWTEMADKYMEENDGVKIEVTPMPESPSSEAGIQSAIAAGNAPAISENISRGFAAQLAASSAIVPLNEFDGYDELIQKREMKETISTWKFSDDNQYVLPIYSNAMLFGWRIDVLNELGFDEAPKTYSEVIEIGKKLKEQDSEKFLWARADLVKPTWWARWFDFFMLYNAASEGNKFVDGSEFIADDEAGVETLGFLDNLSKNDLLLTREATDPFETGQALMMDIGPWTFPYWADKFPEMKMGETFELSMPPVPDGVDPANAKTFADTKGISIYASATKEQQQAAFDFVNWVYSDAENDMKWFEETNLPPARDDLSTNETFTSYFEENPQLIKYAENIPNAVPPIDNEKTVEVQELIGKEAVNPVIKGETDPKEAWNNMKEAINGVLK; this is translated from the coding sequence ATGAAGAAATACTCGATGCGTTTTATCATGATGATGATAATTGTTGCAATAGTAGCATCAGGATGTCAATCAGGTAGTAGTGGTGGAGAAGAAAGCAGCGAGGGAACGGTGTCTTTTAACTTCTGGTCAGCTCCTAACCCATCCCAACAAGCATTCTGGACTGAAATGGCCGATAAGTATATGGAAGAAAATGATGGTGTGAAGATTGAAGTAACGCCTATGCCTGAAAGTCCATCATCTGAAGCTGGTATTCAATCAGCGATTGCAGCTGGAAATGCACCGGCAATTTCTGAAAATATCTCCCGAGGTTTTGCCGCTCAATTAGCAGCAAGTAGTGCTATTGTTCCTTTAAATGAATTCGATGGATATGATGAATTAATTCAAAAACGTGAAATGAAAGAGACGATTTCCACATGGAAATTCTCAGATGATAACCAATATGTGTTACCAATCTACTCTAATGCGATGTTGTTTGGTTGGAGAATTGATGTTCTTAATGAACTCGGATTTGATGAAGCTCCAAAAACGTATAGTGAAGTTATTGAAATCGGTAAGAAACTGAAAGAACAAGATTCTGAGAAGTTTTTGTGGGCAAGAGCTGATTTAGTGAAACCAACGTGGTGGGCAAGATGGTTTGACTTCTTCATGTTATATAACGCGGCATCCGAAGGCAATAAATTTGTAGACGGAAGCGAGTTTATTGCAGATGATGAAGCAGGCGTTGAAACGCTTGGATTCTTAGATAATCTTAGTAAAAATGATTTGCTGTTAACACGTGAAGCAACTGATCCATTTGAAACAGGACAGGCTTTAATGATGGATATTGGACCTTGGACTTTCCCCTATTGGGCAGATAAGTTCCCTGAAATGAAGATGGGCGAAACATTTGAGCTATCGATGCCTCCGGTACCAGACGGTGTTGATCCAGCAAATGCAAAAACATTCGCAGATACAAAAGGAATTTCGATCTATGCATCTGCTACAAAAGAACAGCAGCAAGCTGCATTCGATTTCGTGAATTGGGTGTATAGTGATGCAGAAAATGACATGAAATGGTTTGAAGAAACAAACCTTCCACCTGCACGTGATGACTTATCAACAAATGAAACATTTACATCTTACTTTGAGGAAAATCCTCAATTGATTAAATATGCTGAAAATATCCCGAATGCAGTACCGCCTATTGATAATGAGAAGACAGTTGAAGTTCAAGAGTTAATCGGTAAAGAAGCAGTTAATCCTGTTATTAAAGGAGAGACAGACCCGAAAGAAGCATGGAATAATATGAAAGAGGCTATCAACGGGGTGTTGAAGTAA
- a CDS encoding FixH family protein → MDRVKRLSLTIGLASLLALGACSGTGDDATNSGEEVSDSSMNSEETGSMSKNEEAESSEEEQMNESSFKVMISEEKTDEHEGHGAHVSISLENDEMNPGVLKTTITEEEELLTEANVRFEYWKEGEEKHTYTETEENGEGMYEGMIEISEPGTYKLKVHVEKGEELHTHKPYVLEVTEK, encoded by the coding sequence ATGGATCGAGTGAAGAGACTATCACTTACTATAGGGCTTGCCAGTTTGTTAGCGCTAGGCGCATGTTCAGGAACGGGGGATGATGCCACCAATTCTGGTGAAGAGGTGAGCGATTCTAGTATGAACAGTGAAGAGACTGGTAGTATGTCGAAGAATGAGGAGGCTGAATCTTCAGAAGAAGAACAAATGAATGAGTCTTCCTTTAAGGTTATGATCTCTGAAGAGAAGACAGATGAGCACGAAGGTCATGGTGCACACGTTAGCATCTCTCTTGAGAATGATGAGATGAATCCAGGTGTTCTGAAGACAACAATTACTGAAGAGGAAGAGCTCCTTACAGAAGCTAATGTGCGTTTTGAATACTGGAAAGAAGGAGAGGAAAAGCATACCTACACAGAAACAGAAGAGAACGGTGAAGGTATGTATGAAGGAATGATAGAAATCTCCGAGCCAGGAACGTACAAGCTGAAAGTTCATGTTGAGAAGGGGGAAGAGCTTCATACACATAAACCTTATGTGCTTGAAGTCACGGAGAAATAA